In Panthera uncia isolate 11264 chromosome B4, Puncia_PCG_1.0, whole genome shotgun sequence, one genomic interval encodes:
- the TMEM106C gene encoding transmembrane protein 106C isoform X1 produces the protein MGSQHSTSARPSYCKRKKDDRADLLAEREQEEAIAQFPYVEFTGRDSITCLTCQGTGYIPTEQVNELVALIPHSDQRLRPQRTKQYVLLSVLLCLLASGLVVFFLFPHSVLVDDDGIKVVKVTFNKQDSLVILAITATLKIRNSNFYSVAVTSLSSQVQYMNTVVGTYVTTNVSLIPPRSEQLVNFTAKAEMGGPFSYVYFFCTLPDIVVHNIVIFMRYVALLPVPVAFASAPGPSSCVTSPPLLRRCCVTHKAKAPNQRGDT, from the exons ATGGGGTCCCAGCATTCCACCTCTGCTCGCCCCTCTTACTGCAAGCGAAAGAAAGATGACAGGGCGGATTTGCTGGCCGAAAGGGAGCAGGAAGAAGCCATTGCTCAGTTCCCATATGTGGAGTTCACAGGTCGAGATAGCATCACCTGTCTCACGTGCCAGGGGACAGGCTACATTCCAACAG AACAAGTAAACGAGTTGGTGGCTTTGATCCCACACAGTGATCAGAGATTGCGCCCTCAGAGAAC TAAGCAGTACGTCCTCCTGTCTGTCCTGCTCTGTCTCCTGGCATCTGGTTTGgtggttttcttcctgtttccacaTTCGGTCCTTGTCGATGATGACGGCATCAAAGTGGTGAAAGTCACCTTTAATAAGCAGGACTCCCTTGTAATCCTCGCCATCACG GCCACCCTGAAAATCAGGAATTCCAATTTCTACTCTGTGGCAGTGACCAGCCTGTCCAGCCAGGTTCAGTACATGAACACAGTGGTTGGCACATACGTGACCACTAACGTCTCCCTCATTCCACCTCGGAGCGAGCAACTG GTGAATTTTACTGCGAAGGCTGAGATGGGAGGACCGTTTTCCTATGTGTA CTTCTTCTGCACATTACCCGATATCgtggtgcacaacatagtgatctTCATGCGGTACGTTGCTCTTCTCCCTGTCCCCGTGGCCTTTGCGTCTGCACCTGGACCatcaagctgtgtgacctcaccACCTTTGCTCAGGAGATGCTGTGTGACCCACAAAGCAAAGGCACCTAACCAAAGAGGGGACACATGA
- the TMEM106C gene encoding transmembrane protein 106C isoform X2: protein MGSQHSTSARPSYCKRKKDDRADLLAEREQEEAIAQFPYVEFTGRDSITCLTCQGTGYIPTEQVNELVALIPHSDQRLRPQRTKQYVLLSVLLCLLASGLVVFFLFPHSVLVDDDGIKVVKVTFNKQDSLVILAITATLKIRNSNFYSVAVTSLSSQVQYMNTVVGTYVTTNVSLIPPRSEQLLLLHITRYRGAQHSDLHANFSEDFIHWPHDTEFLGDTSLCGLWSKFHSCLETALGSSMAAPARRDTAPVPRA, encoded by the exons ATGGGGTCCCAGCATTCCACCTCTGCTCGCCCCTCTTACTGCAAGCGAAAGAAAGATGACAGGGCGGATTTGCTGGCCGAAAGGGAGCAGGAAGAAGCCATTGCTCAGTTCCCATATGTGGAGTTCACAGGTCGAGATAGCATCACCTGTCTCACGTGCCAGGGGACAGGCTACATTCCAACAG AACAAGTAAACGAGTTGGTGGCTTTGATCCCACACAGTGATCAGAGATTGCGCCCTCAGAGAAC TAAGCAGTACGTCCTCCTGTCTGTCCTGCTCTGTCTCCTGGCATCTGGTTTGgtggttttcttcctgtttccacaTTCGGTCCTTGTCGATGATGACGGCATCAAAGTGGTGAAAGTCACCTTTAATAAGCAGGACTCCCTTGTAATCCTCGCCATCACG GCCACCCTGAAAATCAGGAATTCCAATTTCTACTCTGTGGCAGTGACCAGCCTGTCCAGCCAGGTTCAGTACATGAACACAGTGGTTGGCACATACGTGACCACTAACGTCTCCCTCATTCCACCTCGGAGCGAGCAACTG CTTCTTCTGCACATTACCCGATATCgtggtgcacaacatagtgatctTCATGCG AACTTCAGTGAAGATTTCATACATTGGCCACATGACACAGAGTTCCTTGGAGACACATCACTATGTGGACTGTGGAGTAAATTCCACAGCTGTTTAGAAACTGCTCTTGGTTCTTCCATGGCAGCACCTGCCAGAAGAGACACAGCACCTGTTCCCAGGGCCTGA
- the TMEM106C gene encoding transmembrane protein 106C isoform X3 — MGSQHSTSARPSYCKRKKDDRADLLAEREQEEAIAQFPYVEFTGRDSITCLTCQGTGYIPTEQVNELVALIPHSDQRLRPQRTKQYVLLSVLLCLLASGLVVFFLFPHSVLVDDDGIKVVKVTFNKQDSLVILAITATLKIRNSNFYSVAVTSLSSQVQYMNTVVGTYVTTNVSLIPPRSEQLVNFTAKAEMGGPFSYVYFFCTLPDIVVHNIVIFMRTSVKISYIGHMTQSSLETHHYVDCGVNSTAV; from the exons ATGGGGTCCCAGCATTCCACCTCTGCTCGCCCCTCTTACTGCAAGCGAAAGAAAGATGACAGGGCGGATTTGCTGGCCGAAAGGGAGCAGGAAGAAGCCATTGCTCAGTTCCCATATGTGGAGTTCACAGGTCGAGATAGCATCACCTGTCTCACGTGCCAGGGGACAGGCTACATTCCAACAG AACAAGTAAACGAGTTGGTGGCTTTGATCCCACACAGTGATCAGAGATTGCGCCCTCAGAGAAC TAAGCAGTACGTCCTCCTGTCTGTCCTGCTCTGTCTCCTGGCATCTGGTTTGgtggttttcttcctgtttccacaTTCGGTCCTTGTCGATGATGACGGCATCAAAGTGGTGAAAGTCACCTTTAATAAGCAGGACTCCCTTGTAATCCTCGCCATCACG GCCACCCTGAAAATCAGGAATTCCAATTTCTACTCTGTGGCAGTGACCAGCCTGTCCAGCCAGGTTCAGTACATGAACACAGTGGTTGGCACATACGTGACCACTAACGTCTCCCTCATTCCACCTCGGAGCGAGCAACTG GTGAATTTTACTGCGAAGGCTGAGATGGGAGGACCGTTTTCCTATGTGTA CTTCTTCTGCACATTACCCGATATCgtggtgcacaacatagtgatctTCATGCG AACTTCAGTGAAGATTTCATACATTGGCCACATGACACAGAGTTCCTTGGAGACACATCACTATGTGGACTGTGGAGTAAATTCCACAGCTGTTTAG